In Candidatus Eisenbacteria bacterium, the genomic window AGCCTGAGTTTCGAACCCCATCCTCTTCAAGATCACGGGCCAGCGCGGGTCGCTGTGCAGGGAACGCAGGCTGCGACGGACCTTCAGCTCGGTGAGCCCGCCGTCGTGCTGCTCGTACGCGCGGTCGAGCCACTCGAAGGCCGTGTCCGCTTCTCCGCGGATGGCGTGCACCTCCGCGATCTGGAACGCGGCGTCTCCGGCGTACTTCTCCGTCAGGGCTCGAAGTGCCTCGTCCGAAGCGCCGGGACGCCCGCCGGCCGCGTGAATGATCGCCAGCGCCCAGAGACGGTACCCTTCGTCCACCTCTTCCTGCGCCATGGTCAGGGCCTCCTTCTCGCGTCCCTGATCGAGCAGAACCAGCGCGAGGTAGGCGCGGACGTTCATCCGCTGAGGGGAGAGGTCCAGCGCGTCGCGGTACGCTGATTCCGCCTCGGCGAGCCGTCCCGCCGCATCGAAGGTAAGTCCCAGGACCGTATACGCGGCCGAGCTCACCGGATCCTGGTCGAGCCCTTGCTTGGCGAGCGCGATCGCTTCCTCGAACCGCCCGAGCGTTTGCATCAGCACGCTCGCTCCGACGAGAACGGAAGCGCTTCCGGGAGCGAGCTTCAAGGCTCTGGCGAACGACGCCTCCGCTCCTTTCCAGTCCCGGTCGTACGACATCCGGATCCGTGCGATCCGCGCGTGACCCTCGGCCAGATCGGGCTCGAGCTCAAGCCCACGCTCCACGGCCGCGCGCGCCCGTCCGTACCCCGCAGCCGTGGGAACCCAACCAAAGGCGGCCGGCACGCCGTACGCGGTGGAGAGCTCGACCCACCCCCTCGCGAACCGCGGGTCCAAAGCCAGTGCCCTCTCGAGATACTCGGTGGCGCGGAATACATCCTCACGGGAGCCCCGGGATAGAAGGTGACGCGCCTGCAGATACAGTCGATGGGCCTCGACGCTCGTTGCGCGTCCCCGCGCCGCCTGAGCGACCTCGGCGGAGACGCCGGTGCTCGCCGTCTCGGCGGAGCCTTCCCCGAGCAACGCGGTTCGAAGCTCCCGGACCACACAGTTGGCGATCTCGTCTTGAATCGCGAAGATGTCGTCCAGTGTGTGTTCGTAGGTCCCGGACCAGATCTGGTAGCCATTGGCGGCCTTCACGAGCCGGACGGAGATTCGAACCCTGTTTCCTGCCTTGCGAACGCTTCCCTCGAGTAGGCTTTCCACCCGGAGCTTGCGTCCGATCGCCGTGACGTCCTCCGTGGTGTCCCGAAACTGAAACGAGGATGTGCGCGCCGCCACCCGAACGCTGCGGATCTTGACGAGCGTGTTCAGGAGCTCGTCCGCGAGTCCATCGGAGAAGTACTCGTCTTCCTTGTCCGGGCTTCGATTCACGAACGGAAGCACGGCGATGGAAGCAACCTCGGTCGGCACCGGCACCGGGGTGAGGCGCACTCCGTGCTCCAGGAGGCTCCTGAGACGCCGGAGCTCGTTGCAGACTTCGAGCGCGCCCGCGAAACGGCCCTCCGGCTCCTTATCCAGGCAACGAACGACGACTTCCACCAGATCGGCCGGCAAATCGGGGCGGAGGTGCGCGAGGCCGGTCGGCTCGTCCCGAAGGATGGAGCTGGTCACGTCCGCGTAGGTCGCGCCACGGAACGGTCGCCGCCCCGAGGCGAGCTCGTAGAGGATCACACCGAACGAGAAGAGATCGGCCCGCGCATCCACGGGGAGGCCCCGGATCTGCTCCG contains:
- a CDS encoding protein kinase is translated as MALAPGTRLGAYQILSPLGAGGMGEVYRARDTRLGRDVAIKILPPSVASSGDHAARLDREARTVAGLNHPNLVTVFSVEDGDGFHFLTMELVEGETLTRIIAPGGLPLTQMLDIAIATADALVAVHEKGVVHRDLKPGNIMLANDGRVKVLDFGLARADSETGSALDETLAFTSRAEVVGTAPYMAPEQIRGLPVDARADLFSFGVILYELASGRRPFRGATYADVTSSILRDEPTGLAHLRPDLPADLVEVVVRCLDKEPEGRFAGALEVCNELRRLRSLLEHGVRLTPVPVPTEVASIAVLPFVNRSPDKEDEYFSDGLADELLNTLVKIRSVRVAARTSSFQFRDTTEDVTAIGRKLRVESLLEGSVRKAGNRVRISVRLVKAANGYQIWSGTYEHTLDDIFAIQDEIANCVVRELRTALLGEGSAETASTGVSAEVAQAARGRATSVEAHRLYLQARHLLSRGSREDVFRATEYLERALALDPRFARGWVELSTAYGVPAAFGWVPTAAGYGRARAAVERGLELEPDLAEGHARIARIRMSYDRDWKGAEASFARALKLAPGSASVLVGASVLMQTLGRFEEAIALAKQGLDQDPVSSAAYTVLGLTFDAAGRLAEAESAYRDALDLSPQRMNVRAYLALVLLDQGREKEALTMAQEEVDEGYRLWALAIIHAAGGRPGASDEALRALTEKYAGDAAFQIAEVHAIRGEADTAFEWLDRAYEQHDGGLTELKVRRSLRSLHSDPRWPVILKRMGFETQAGR